A region from the Desulfomonile tiedjei genome encodes:
- a CDS encoding archease, with amino-acid sequence MKKMTKAKKKADPGWKLLDHTADIRMEVRGKTLEGLFLNAADGLVNLLAPDPRAETDTELDVVLDSDNAENLLVDWLREILFYNQTRDFIPVQTEVVELSDKLLRAKLVGGVRLSEEEAVAEIKAVTYHGLSITKNDQGYVARIVFDI; translated from the coding sequence TTGAAGAAGATGACGAAAGCCAAGAAGAAAGCTGATCCCGGTTGGAAGCTACTGGACCATACCGCGGACATTCGAATGGAAGTTCGCGGGAAGACATTGGAAGGGCTTTTTCTTAACGCGGCCGACGGTCTCGTGAACCTTCTGGCGCCGGATCCCAGGGCGGAGACGGACACCGAACTCGATGTGGTGCTGGATTCCGACAATGCTGAAAACTTGCTCGTAGATTGGCTCCGTGAGATCCTTTTCTACAATCAGACTCGAGACTTTATCCCTGTTCAGACTGAAGTCGTGGAACTTTCCGACAAGCTCTTAAGGGCTAAGCTTGTCGGCGGTGTCAGACTTTCCGAAGAAGAGGCGGTCGCAGAAATTAAAGCGGTCACTTATCACGGCCTGTCCATAACAAAGAACGACCAGGGATATGTGGCAAGAATTGTCTTCGACATCTGA
- a CDS encoding replication-associated recombination protein A — MDLFDNSVLTRPDRPLADRMRPQDLEEFVGQEALLGPRAILRRAIEEDRVFAMLFWGPPGTGKTTLAQIIARRSRSKFVPYSAVTVGVKEIKELAAKAREDLKYSGMKTILFLDEIHRFNKTQQDYLLPHVEHGTIILIGATTENPSFEVNSALLSRLRVFVLEPLPPEAVEQILLRAISDRERGLGRLEVEFVGQAAELIVSLSGGDARTALNILEVSAYEAYHHREGKIDEDVVKEAVQKRNLLYDKAGEEHFNLISALHKSLRDSDPQAGLYWMGRMIESGEDPLYVARRLVRFASEDVGLASPRALEQALAAFQACRFIGLPECVLALAQAVVFLATAPKSNALYVAYDSVKDEIARSGHLPVPLHIRNAPTGLMKKLGYGKGYRYAHDFPDAQVEQEHLPEEIKGSRFYSPSDRGFEKTIKERMENEDPEGS; from the coding sequence ATGGACTTGTTCGACAATTCAGTACTGACCCGCCCGGACAGGCCTCTGGCCGACAGGATGCGGCCGCAAGACCTGGAGGAGTTTGTGGGTCAGGAAGCCCTTCTTGGCCCGCGGGCGATTCTGCGCCGCGCAATCGAAGAGGACCGTGTCTTTGCCATGCTGTTTTGGGGACCGCCCGGAACAGGCAAAACAACGCTGGCCCAAATAATTGCGAGGCGATCCAGATCCAAGTTCGTGCCATATTCGGCTGTAACGGTGGGCGTCAAGGAGATCAAGGAGCTGGCTGCCAAAGCGCGTGAGGACCTGAAATATTCCGGAATGAAAACCATTCTTTTTCTGGACGAGATTCACCGCTTTAACAAGACGCAGCAAGACTACCTGCTGCCTCACGTCGAACACGGAACGATTATATTGATCGGGGCCACCACCGAGAATCCCAGCTTTGAAGTCAACTCGGCGCTTCTGTCGAGGCTGAGGGTATTTGTTCTGGAGCCCTTGCCTCCGGAGGCCGTAGAACAAATCCTGCTTCGCGCAATTTCAGACCGGGAACGAGGCCTCGGCCGGTTGGAAGTGGAATTTGTCGGACAAGCCGCGGAATTAATTGTGTCGCTCTCTGGAGGGGATGCTCGGACCGCTCTCAATATTCTGGAAGTCTCCGCATACGAGGCTTACCATCATCGAGAAGGCAAAATCGACGAGGACGTGGTCAAGGAGGCTGTCCAGAAGCGGAATCTGCTCTATGACAAAGCGGGGGAAGAGCACTTCAACCTTATCAGCGCGTTGCACAAATCTTTGCGAGACAGCGATCCGCAAGCGGGTTTGTATTGGATGGGACGCATGATCGAATCCGGTGAAGATCCGCTGTATGTAGCCCGGCGTCTGGTTAGATTTGCCAGTGAAGATGTCGGGTTGGCATCTCCTCGGGCCCTCGAACAGGCACTGGCCGCGTTTCAGGCGTGTCGATTTATCGGGCTGCCTGAATGCGTCCTTGCCCTTGCCCAGGCCGTGGTCTTTCTCGCGACCGCACCAAAGTCAAACGCGCTGTACGTGGCCTATGATTCGGTGAAAGACGAAATAGCCCGTTCAGGCCACCTTCCGGTGCCGCTCCATATACGCAACGCTCCTACTGGCCTTATGAAGAAACTGGGGTACGGAAAAGGGTACCGGTACGCCCATGATTTTCCGGACGCACAGGTGGAACAGGAACACCTGCCGGAAGAGATAAAAGGAAGCCGCTTCTACTCTCCGTCTGACAGAGGATTCGAGAAGACCATCAAGGAAAGAATGGAAAACGAAGACCCTGAAGGGTCATGA
- a CDS encoding NAD(+)/NADH kinase: MERIGLVLKRGEERAVALAEKINSFLKDSGKHVLLEASLAGLAKTWAAAATDRLCDEADLLVVLGGDGTILRAASLLNDKPIPVLGVNLGRVGFMAEISPEEAITELKSALEGTADYVKRMMLEITLPNGKRVRTLNDVVIHWGGIARLIDMGIRMGNAREIECRADGLIVSTPIGSSAYSYAANGPLVHPEIEGILLTPICPYAGLKRPLIIPAHVETELMLKRGEDLTLTFDGRSTVSMEQGQSLRIVRASIPFVMVKSRARDYFDVLKEKLGLL, translated from the coding sequence ATGGAGCGCATCGGTCTGGTATTGAAGCGCGGCGAAGAGCGCGCGGTAGCGTTAGCCGAAAAAATCAACTCCTTCCTGAAAGATTCCGGGAAGCATGTTCTGCTGGAGGCTTCCCTGGCAGGCCTGGCGAAGACCTGGGCCGCCGCGGCCACAGATCGTCTGTGCGATGAGGCGGATCTTTTGGTCGTTCTCGGGGGCGACGGAACGATTCTGAGGGCCGCCTCTCTGCTTAATGACAAGCCGATCCCGGTGCTGGGCGTCAACTTGGGCCGCGTGGGCTTCATGGCCGAAATTTCGCCCGAAGAGGCTATTACTGAGCTGAAATCCGCTCTGGAAGGCACGGCAGACTATGTGAAGCGGATGATGCTCGAAATAACTCTCCCCAACGGCAAACGGGTTCGCACACTTAACGATGTGGTAATCCACTGGGGCGGGATTGCCCGGCTGATCGACATGGGGATAAGGATGGGGAACGCTCGAGAGATCGAGTGCAGAGCCGACGGGCTCATCGTTTCCACTCCTATCGGCTCCAGCGCTTATTCCTACGCGGCGAACGGTCCTTTGGTTCACCCTGAAATCGAAGGGATTCTCTTGACGCCGATCTGCCCCTACGCTGGGCTCAAGAGACCTCTGATCATCCCCGCCCACGTTGAAACGGAACTCATGCTGAAAAGGGGTGAAGATCTGACACTGACCTTTGACGGCCGTTCCACCGTCAGCATGGAGCAGGGTCAGTCCTTGCGAATAGTCCGCGCGTCTATTCCGTTTGTGATGGTGAAATCTCGAGCCAGAGACTACTTTGACGTGCTCAAGGAAAAGCTGGGGCTTTTGTAG
- a CDS encoding phosphatase PAP2 family protein: protein MSSTSDPRVKTGYSSVLVPTVATVVLCLAFFPVKAFNISLFLWLNGMHSPYSDIAWLGFTTLGDGYLLAIILGAFLLVNPRVTCLGLCLLILSSLVMHAIKWGFPLPRPAGVLESVHVVGPLLRAGTFPSGHTVASFSVGLALAHFCSSRMAAVGIVALAMLVSLSRVFVGAHFPLDVLGGIICSLVVYVLVLLLVWPGVEPLVPSRPVFSAKLFRVALYAEVLAAVMALIVYAWFSAELPPVAATVAVAVLAFLWIRYRKLEAAGQV from the coding sequence TTGTCTTCGACATCTGACCCTCGAGTCAAAACCGGTTATTCCTCTGTTCTCGTTCCGACTGTAGCCACGGTTGTTCTTTGTCTCGCTTTCTTCCCTGTCAAAGCTTTCAACATAAGCCTGTTTCTGTGGCTGAACGGGATGCACTCACCCTATTCGGATATTGCCTGGCTCGGGTTCACCACCCTGGGTGACGGTTATTTGCTGGCAATTATTTTGGGCGCCTTTCTTTTGGTCAATCCGCGGGTAACATGCCTCGGTCTTTGCCTGCTGATCTTATCCAGTCTTGTCATGCATGCGATCAAATGGGGCTTCCCTCTGCCGCGGCCCGCGGGGGTTTTGGAGAGCGTTCACGTGGTCGGCCCTTTGCTGCGGGCAGGGACGTTTCCGTCAGGCCATACAGTGGCAAGCTTCTCCGTCGGGCTGGCCTTGGCCCATTTTTGTTCATCGAGGATGGCCGCTGTCGGCATCGTGGCTCTGGCCATGCTCGTGTCGTTGTCCAGGGTGTTCGTTGGCGCTCACTTTCCGTTGGACGTGCTGGGCGGAATTATTTGTTCGCTGGTCGTTTACGTCCTTGTGTTGCTGCTTGTGTGGCCGGGGGTCGAACCTTTGGTCCCCAGCCGTCCGGTGTTCTCAGCCAAACTGTTCCGCGTGGCTCTTTACGCGGAGGTCTTGGCCGCGGTGATGGCTCTGATCGTCTATGCCTGGTTTTCCGCGGAACTCCCCCCTGTTGCCGCGACTGTGGCGGTGGCTGTCCTTGCTTTCCTGTGGATTCGTTATCGAAAACTAGAGGCTGCCGGCCAAGTCTGA
- the recN gene encoding DNA repair protein RecN — translation MLRYLKISNLAIIDKVEVEFREGFNVLTGETGAGKSILIGALELLLGSRSSPDLIRTGEEEAYVEGLFELPEGAAPPVALECLADCGNELVLSRRVFRAGRSRCSINGNTATLAMLQNLGEWLVSIFGQHEHHALLDPDEHVEILDRFGGLLEQRGRVSRGFAAWTKAKRDLSGAEDKLRELERLGQENAAAAEELAHAALKPNEEEELVQEKEVLKKAVQIRERAFEAYQTLYSRSGSLTGGLSEVRKAIEYLASANPRLSKMRDNFNEAVYKIEDVALELRGVVETSQSDPARLDRIEERLNLIRRLKKKYGKDIEGLISHLDALAEEAGDILDARSAARNMAAKESEARELFLAAANDLSEARRKTSRKLETAMNHELKELAMPTARFSASFQEIGGDKASAQGLEKVEFFLAPNPGEAPRPLARIASGGELSRIMLALKALQVDSRRISTVIFDEVDAGIGGHTAFAVGTRLDRVAQRQQVLCVTHLHQIAALAENHLSVRKSVRDGRTHITVTALNRDERVEELARMLGASPHSESVKEHVKKLMDHRIAEVAG, via the coding sequence ATGTTACGGTATCTGAAAATATCCAACCTGGCCATAATTGACAAAGTCGAGGTGGAATTCCGCGAGGGATTCAACGTCCTGACCGGTGAAACAGGCGCGGGGAAGTCAATCCTGATCGGAGCGCTCGAGCTTCTGCTCGGGTCGCGTTCGTCACCGGATCTTATCAGGACTGGAGAAGAAGAGGCTTACGTGGAGGGCCTTTTTGAGTTGCCCGAGGGCGCGGCTCCGCCTGTCGCTCTGGAATGCCTGGCGGATTGCGGCAACGAACTTGTTCTTTCCCGGAGGGTCTTTAGAGCAGGTCGCTCTCGCTGTTCCATAAACGGGAACACCGCGACATTGGCCATGCTCCAGAATCTGGGCGAATGGCTGGTCAGCATCTTCGGGCAACACGAGCACCACGCCCTGCTGGACCCTGACGAGCACGTGGAAATTCTCGACAGATTTGGCGGGCTGTTGGAGCAGCGAGGCAGAGTATCAAGGGGCTTTGCGGCATGGACTAAGGCCAAGAGAGATCTTTCAGGAGCAGAAGACAAACTTCGCGAACTGGAACGACTCGGACAAGAAAACGCCGCTGCTGCCGAGGAACTTGCCCATGCTGCCTTAAAGCCGAATGAAGAAGAGGAGCTTGTCCAGGAAAAGGAAGTGCTCAAGAAAGCGGTGCAAATTCGGGAACGAGCATTCGAAGCTTACCAAACGCTCTATTCCAGGTCCGGCAGCCTCACGGGCGGGCTCTCGGAAGTCAGAAAGGCAATCGAATATCTTGCATCGGCCAACCCGAGGCTCTCTAAAATGCGAGACAACTTCAACGAGGCGGTATACAAAATCGAGGATGTGGCCCTGGAGTTGAGGGGCGTTGTCGAGACCTCTCAAAGCGATCCGGCTCGGCTTGACCGAATAGAAGAGCGGCTTAACCTGATCCGACGCCTGAAAAAGAAATACGGCAAAGACATCGAGGGGCTGATTTCGCACCTCGATGCACTGGCCGAGGAGGCCGGGGACATCCTGGATGCAAGGTCCGCGGCAAGAAACATGGCCGCAAAGGAATCGGAAGCTCGCGAACTGTTTCTTGCAGCGGCCAACGATCTGTCGGAGGCTCGGCGAAAGACCTCACGGAAACTCGAGACTGCGATGAATCATGAATTGAAAGAGTTGGCCATGCCGACAGCCAGGTTTAGCGCATCCTTTCAGGAGATTGGCGGCGACAAGGCCTCCGCGCAAGGTTTGGAAAAGGTGGAATTCTTTCTCGCGCCCAATCCCGGAGAAGCACCGAGACCCCTGGCTCGCATTGCGTCGGGAGGGGAGCTTTCGAGGATCATGCTCGCTTTGAAGGCACTTCAGGTAGATTCTCGCCGCATATCCACCGTGATCTTTGACGAGGTGGACGCCGGCATCGGTGGCCACACAGCATTCGCAGTCGGCACGAGATTGGACCGTGTGGCTCAACGACAACAGGTGCTCTGCGTCACTCACTTGCACCAGATAGCAGCGCTTGCCGAAAACCATCTGTCGGTTCGCAAATCAGTCCGGGACGGCCGGACTCATATAACGGTGACCGCCCTGAACAGAGACGAACGCGTGGAGGAGTTGGCCCGAATGCTTGGAGCTTCTCCTCATTCCGAATCGGTGAAAGAACATGTGAAGAAACTCATGGATCACCGCATCGCGGAGGTTGCCGGGTGA
- a CDS encoding PAS domain S-box protein: MIQISSDEFLESFPDSAALIAPNATILRMNSRLAGVAGSVDARPCYEVLAGLSSYCPFCPFEDLIRGAAGPIEGGLRERQGTTRSVDVRFLPRVGESGMILELERDLKDPVRVINWSKAGDSHSYTLKKLTDLLAVSRDLMGNAPFDEKMNSVLKHVVSSLDVALGATVWAKVDDKTYGAAPRKPTAKTEGKVIKVGGLPRGHLYAACPARECLAPEDEYVLEETADLIGRQVEIYDLEAQLRHSEQRYKKLAANLAKEIWTRTEALAKETGYLEGILRCCDDMIITTDLEQRIVEFNPAAERILGYTSEDIQGKKITDIWINASERDKILEEITVSGGIRNYETRLKTKSGEIREISLTLSLLRDEEDRILGTVGVSKDIGRELAIKRELEQLNQNYRETIHFISHETKNSLIVIGGFVRRLLESETEQERVEQLKIVYHHAQFLEAMSRDFLMMAELEHGEFQVRKRPIKNFYEEVILPAMVGLKERYPDSFRSYDSSMGGVGSIQLSGDPALLEVVYRNLFGNALKYRYPDGKIAYGVVDNGDSYILNVWNEGPGVKRSEVIKIFDKFYRVRDETTRDKRGTGLGLFNIRRIVEAHGGRIWCETEPGRWVNFLFYLPKE; the protein is encoded by the coding sequence ATGATTCAGATCAGCTCAGATGAGTTTCTGGAAAGTTTTCCCGACTCCGCGGCACTGATTGCTCCTAACGCAACAATCCTAAGGATGAACTCGCGATTGGCGGGAGTTGCAGGAAGTGTTGACGCGCGTCCCTGCTATGAGGTCCTCGCGGGGCTGTCTTCGTACTGTCCTTTCTGTCCTTTCGAGGACCTTATAAGAGGAGCCGCGGGGCCAATAGAAGGCGGCCTTCGAGAAAGGCAGGGAACAACACGCTCTGTTGACGTACGCTTTTTGCCTCGAGTAGGCGAAAGCGGGATGATACTGGAGCTTGAAAGAGATCTGAAGGACCCGGTCCGGGTAATCAATTGGTCGAAGGCCGGCGACTCCCATTCCTACACTCTGAAGAAGCTGACAGACCTCTTGGCGGTCAGTAGAGACTTGATGGGAAACGCCCCGTTCGATGAAAAAATGAATAGTGTCTTGAAGCACGTTGTTAGCTCGCTGGATGTGGCTCTGGGAGCTACAGTATGGGCCAAAGTCGACGACAAGACCTATGGAGCCGCTCCGAGGAAGCCGACCGCAAAAACGGAAGGAAAAGTGATCAAGGTCGGAGGACTACCCCGCGGACACCTCTACGCCGCGTGTCCCGCGCGAGAATGCCTTGCGCCGGAAGACGAGTATGTTCTGGAGGAGACCGCGGACCTGATCGGACGCCAGGTCGAAATATACGACCTCGAAGCCCAGCTAAGGCATTCCGAACAAAGGTACAAGAAACTGGCCGCAAATTTGGCCAAAGAGATTTGGACCCGAACCGAGGCTTTGGCCAAGGAGACCGGTTACCTGGAGGGCATTCTCAGGTGCTGTGACGACATGATCATTACCACCGATCTGGAGCAACGGATCGTCGAATTCAACCCGGCTGCCGAGAGAATTCTCGGCTATACGTCCGAAGACATTCAGGGAAAAAAGATAACGGATATATGGATAAATGCCAGCGAGCGGGACAAGATTCTGGAAGAGATAACGGTTTCGGGCGGAATTCGCAATTACGAGACCCGTCTGAAGACAAAATCAGGGGAAATCCGCGAGATTTCATTAACCCTGTCGCTTCTCAGGGATGAGGAGGATAGGATTCTCGGCACCGTCGGCGTCAGCAAAGACATCGGCAGAGAATTGGCCATCAAGCGGGAATTGGAACAGCTCAATCAGAATTACCGCGAGACCATACATTTCATCAGCCACGAAACCAAGAATTCCCTCATAGTAATAGGGGGTTTTGTCAGGAGGCTCCTGGAAAGTGAGACCGAACAGGAGCGGGTCGAGCAGTTGAAAATCGTTTATCACCACGCTCAGTTCCTGGAGGCCATGAGCCGCGATTTTCTCATGATGGCGGAACTGGAACACGGCGAATTCCAAGTTCGCAAGCGGCCGATAAAGAACTTTTACGAGGAAGTAATCCTTCCCGCGATGGTGGGGCTCAAGGAACGCTATCCGGACTCTTTCAGGAGTTACGACTCAAGCATGGGTGGCGTCGGGTCCATTCAACTCTCAGGTGACCCCGCGCTCTTGGAAGTGGTGTACAGAAATCTTTTCGGCAACGCTTTGAAGTATCGCTATCCCGACGGTAAGATAGCGTACGGAGTTGTGGACAACGGAGATTCGTACATCCTCAATGTATGGAATGAAGGGCCAGGGGTTAAGCGGAGCGAAGTAATCAAAATCTTCGACAAGTTTTATCGGGTGCGTGACGAGACGACTCGCGACAAGCGTGGAACAGGGCTCGGCCTTTTTAACATCCGCAGAATCGTCGAAGCCCATGGGGGGCGCATCTGGTGCGAAACTGAGCCCGGGAGGTGGGTCAACTTCCTCTTTTACCTTCCCAAGGAATGA
- a CDS encoding RtcB family protein, protein MREKPYKLVQIDEVRWEIPKTGGMRVPGLIYTDSRILPDIEKDQAADQVYNVAHLPGIVGRSMAMPDVHWGYGFPIGGVAAFDIDEGVISPGGVGYDINCGVRLAVTGLERQAAMKSIHALIDALFSSIPAGVGSKGGIHLNKQELAVVLRSGAEWAVKQGMGESSDLERIEEYGRLEGADPSVISERAYERGKNQLGTLGSGNHFLEIGFIEQIFDEKTAAQWGLWPGQVTVMIHTGSRGFGYQVCDDFLARMVRSAAKEGIELPDRQLACTHLNTPLAKEYMGAMASAANFAFANRQILMHLTRTTWEKTLGLSPRELQFRLLYDVCHNIAKFETHMVNGRQQKVCVHRKGATRAFPAGHPELPPMYRATGQPVLIPGDMGRASYVLAGSLGAMEETFGSACHGAGRLLSRHEALRRTKGRSIERELQDDQIYPRWVGRKTLREEFPEAYKDVSLVVDVVQRAGLARKVAKIRPMGVVKG, encoded by the coding sequence ATGCGTGAAAAACCCTACAAATTGGTGCAGATCGACGAGGTTCGCTGGGAAATCCCCAAGACTGGAGGGATGAGAGTCCCCGGACTGATTTACACCGACTCTCGTATCTTGCCGGATATTGAAAAGGACCAGGCCGCGGACCAGGTGTACAACGTGGCCCATCTGCCCGGCATTGTCGGCCGTTCAATGGCCATGCCGGACGTGCACTGGGGCTATGGGTTCCCTATCGGCGGTGTGGCTGCTTTCGACATTGACGAGGGGGTCATATCGCCGGGCGGAGTCGGGTACGATATTAATTGCGGGGTGCGGCTGGCGGTCACCGGTCTGGAACGGCAGGCTGCCATGAAAAGTATCCATGCGCTTATAGACGCTCTCTTTTCGTCCATTCCTGCCGGTGTGGGTTCCAAGGGCGGGATACACCTGAACAAGCAAGAGCTGGCTGTGGTGCTCAGGTCCGGAGCGGAATGGGCCGTAAAGCAAGGGATGGGAGAGTCATCGGACCTCGAAAGGATAGAAGAATACGGCAGGCTGGAAGGCGCGGACCCCAGCGTGATCAGCGAACGGGCATACGAACGAGGAAAAAATCAACTGGGGACGTTAGGCTCCGGGAACCACTTTCTTGAAATCGGCTTCATCGAGCAAATATTCGATGAAAAGACCGCGGCGCAATGGGGTCTCTGGCCAGGCCAGGTGACCGTGATGATTCACACCGGCTCTAGAGGGTTCGGGTACCAGGTTTGTGATGACTTCCTGGCTCGAATGGTCAGAAGCGCGGCTAAGGAAGGGATCGAACTACCTGACAGGCAGCTTGCCTGCACTCATCTGAACACCCCCTTGGCCAAGGAATATATGGGGGCAATGGCCTCTGCCGCGAATTTTGCGTTTGCAAATCGGCAGATACTGATGCACCTGACCCGTACCACATGGGAGAAAACCCTTGGACTTTCCCCGAGGGAATTGCAATTCAGGCTGCTTTACGATGTTTGCCACAACATCGCAAAATTCGAGACTCACATGGTCAACGGTCGTCAGCAAAAGGTCTGCGTGCACCGTAAAGGGGCGACAAGGGCTTTTCCCGCAGGCCATCCGGAGCTTCCGCCTATGTACCGTGCCACCGGCCAGCCTGTGCTGATTCCAGGGGACATGGGACGAGCTTCCTATGTCCTCGCGGGCTCATTGGGGGCCATGGAAGAGACTTTCGGCTCGGCGTGCCACGGCGCGGGGCGGCTCTTATCACGGCATGAGGCGCTGAGGCGAACCAAAGGAAGGTCGATAGAGCGCGAACTACAAGATGACCAGATCTATCCCAGATGGGTAGGACGCAAAACCCTGCGCGAAGAATTCCCCGAGGCGTACAAGGATGTCAGCCTGGTGGTGGATGTGGTCCAGAGGGCCGGCCTGGCCCGCAAAGTGGCAAAAATCAGACCCATGGGTGTGGTGAAGGGGTGA
- a CDS encoding D-alanyl-D-alanine carboxypeptidase, whose translation MSSLIRSRSSIVLGIFFLLIFSWAMLPAFAEARSAQAAHHKLTKKKILKKKAEKKKSKPASRGVEAKAGYCVDLAGNQTLWARNADQQVPIASLTKLVTALVALEHMPMSQKLTVPEHIKKIPKSVVGLKPGDTVSVGDLLHGLLIGSGNDCAETLACGLPGGSGAFIKAMNKKVRSLGTKQTIFYTASGLDKKADNGKDLKESKDAKDSEDVESNLSTAREIARIAQVAFAHPTVREICLKRSHVLASSMEKSGYSVRTTNKLLRDNLPLIGGKTGYTSKAGHCLATEFVPGRNVFLIVVLGSPDHFRDTRLVYRKALKEATRVRIPPVVTKNPKQIAANQK comes from the coding sequence TTGTCATCGTTGATACGCTCCAGGTCGTCCATAGTTCTGGGCATTTTCTTTTTGCTCATCTTTTCGTGGGCCATGCTGCCGGCTTTCGCAGAAGCCAGGTCGGCTCAGGCCGCTCACCACAAACTTACCAAGAAGAAGATCCTGAAGAAAAAGGCTGAGAAAAAAAAGAGCAAGCCTGCCTCCCGAGGGGTGGAGGCAAAGGCCGGTTACTGTGTGGATCTGGCCGGCAACCAGACCCTCTGGGCCAGAAATGCCGACCAACAGGTACCCATTGCCAGCCTGACAAAGCTGGTTACAGCTCTGGTGGCCCTCGAACATATGCCCATGTCCCAAAAGCTCACCGTCCCGGAACACATCAAGAAAATCCCCAAGTCGGTAGTCGGACTGAAGCCGGGTGACACTGTCTCAGTGGGGGACCTGTTGCACGGATTGCTGATAGGTTCGGGAAACGATTGCGCTGAAACCCTGGCGTGCGGCCTCCCAGGCGGAAGCGGAGCCTTCATCAAGGCAATGAACAAAAAAGTCCGCTCCTTGGGAACCAAGCAGACGATCTTTTATACCGCCAGCGGCCTGGACAAGAAGGCCGACAACGGCAAAGACCTTAAGGAATCCAAAGACGCCAAGGACTCTGAGGATGTGGAGTCCAATTTATCCACAGCTCGCGAGATCGCTCGAATAGCCCAAGTGGCCTTTGCGCATCCGACAGTCCGCGAGATATGCCTCAAGAGGAGCCATGTGCTTGCCAGCAGCATGGAAAAGTCCGGCTATTCAGTCAGGACCACCAACAAACTTCTTCGCGACAATCTTCCGCTCATAGGGGGAAAAACGGGCTACACTTCCAAGGCGGGACACTGTCTGGCTACGGAATTCGTACCCGGACGAAACGTTTTTCTCATCGTGGTTCTGGGGAGCCCGGATCACTTCCGAGATACTCGATTGGTGTATCGTAAAGCGCTCAAGGAGGCAACCAGGGTTAGAATTCCTCCTGTGGTGACCAAGAACCCTAAACAGATTGCGGCGAATCAGAAGTAG
- a CDS encoding N-acetyltransferase: protein MIRKATLSDIKTIHRLVAEQAQSGHLLARAVTELYAQVRDFLVTVDDGSREIIGCGALHIVWEDLAEIRSLAVRTAHQRQGVGSKLIEVLLEEARGLGINQVFVLTYRTALFERLGFRIMDKSRLPHKIWADCIHCTKFPECDEIALVRRP, encoded by the coding sequence GTGATCCGTAAAGCAACGCTAAGTGACATAAAGACAATTCATCGGCTGGTCGCGGAACAGGCACAATCCGGCCACCTCCTGGCGCGTGCCGTGACCGAGCTGTACGCTCAGGTTCGAGACTTCCTTGTAACGGTGGACGATGGATCGCGAGAAATAATAGGATGTGGGGCTCTCCACATCGTTTGGGAAGATTTGGCCGAAATTCGGTCCCTGGCCGTCAGGACCGCCCATCAGAGGCAGGGAGTCGGGAGCAAGCTCATTGAAGTTCTGCTGGAGGAAGCCCGCGGCCTGGGGATCAACCAGGTCTTTGTCCTGACCTACCGGACAGCGCTTTTTGAGAGGCTCGGGTTTCGGATCATGGATAAGAGTCGGCTTCCCCACAAGATTTGGGCTGATTGCATCCATTGCACCAAGTTTCCGGAATGCGATGAAATTGCCCTCGTGAGGAGGCCCTGA